The nucleotide window CCTTGCGGGTCAGAATTCATGAGCACGCCAGGATTAAGAATGCTCTTGGGGTCCAGCAGTTCCTTGATGGATTTCATGATGGAATAGGCGGCTGCGCCCCATTCCATTTCTACAAAGGGGGCCACGTTACGGCCTGTGCCGTGTTCCGCCTTGAGAGAACCGTCGTACTTTTCAGTAATGAGCTTGCAGAAGTCGTCCATAAAGGCCGCATAGCGGGCCACTTCTGTGGGCGAGCCAAAGTCCTGCCAGAAAACGAAGTGCAGGTTGCCGTCTCTGGCATGGCCGAACAAGGGGGCCACTGTGTAGCCGTGACGGGCAAAGAGGGCTTGCAGGTCAGCGGCGGCTTCACCAAGACGTTCAAGAGGAAAGGCCACGTCTTCGATAACAATGGATGTGCCCACGGGACGCATGCCTCCCACCGAAGCCAGAATGCCCTTACGAATCAGCCACAGTTTGCTGTATTCTTCAGCCTTGTCGGTAAAGGCGTGGGGACGAACAAACTGCACGTCCTTGAAGGCGTCATTAATGGTGGCGATGTTTTTGTCCAGTTCTTCCTTGGTTGAGGCACGGGTTTCAACCAGCAGGGAGCAGACGGCGTCGTCCAGCGTGTCCAGCCCTTCGGGCAGGCCGGGTGTGCCTTCCACCGAGCGCAGGGAGGCTCTGTCCATAAGTTCTGCCGATGACACAGGCAGAGTGGCCACAGCCGAGGCAAGGTCACAGGCCGCCGTGATGGTGGGCAGCAACATGAGGGCGGACGCCTTGAAGGGAGCTTCTTCCACGGTGCGGTAGGTCACTTCGGCAATGAAGCCCAGCGTGCCTTCGGAGCCCACCATGAGGTGCTGCAGGATTTCAAAGGGATCTTCATAGTCAACGAGGGCGTTGATGCTGTAGCCCGTGGTGTTCTTGATTTTGAACTTGCGGCGAATGCGGTCAGCCAGGGCGGCATCATCCATAATTTTTTTGCGCAAATTCTTCAGGCCTTCAAGGATGTGCCCGTGAGTTTTGGCAAAAGCGGCGCGGCTTTTGGCGTCTGCCGTATCAACAAGAGTGCCGTCGGACAAAACCATACGGGTAGAAAGCACGGTTTTGTATGAGTTGTCGGAGGTGCCACAGCACATGCCGCTGGCATTGTTGGCAAAAATACCGCCAATGAAACAGCTGTCGATAGAGGCAGGATCAGGACCGATTTTTTTGCCGAATTCTGCCAGAATTTTGTTGGCGCCAGAGCCGATGATGCCGGGCTGCAGGGTGATTTTTTCAGCCTGTTCGCCTACGCGCCAGTTTTTCCAGCCTTGCCCGATGCGCACCAGCACAGAATCCGTCACTGCCTGGCCAGAAAGGCTGGTTCCTGCCGCACGAAAAGTCACGGGTACGCGCAGGCGGTCGGCCACACCCATGAGCTGAACAATTTCGGCCTCATCCAGGGCGTCCACTACCAGTTGCGGGGTGAGGCGGTAGACGCTAGCGTCCGTACCATAGGCCAGCAAGCGTAGTGGGTCGGTATATATGCGATTTTTTGGAATAAAGGCCGCGATGGCTTCGTAAAATTCTTTGTAGGGTGATGTAAGCATCAGAGATCCTCCAGGGCAGGGTACACCTGCGATGAGTTGCAGATATTAGTGATCCAAATTACCTATTGTTAATGAAAATCACCAGCAAAAAATGCATGATAAAGCGGAAAGGTGAAAAAAATGAGAAGAAATAATCGTCATGACAATATGTCATTGCCGCTGCCTGTATGCTGAAAATACAAACTATTGCTAATATTACACACTGTTATGAATACGAAAAGACAGCCCGGCACTGCCGGGCTGTCTGGTAAATTGAAAGGTATGATTTTTTCGTAACTGGTTTTGGCTGCCATGACTGACTGTGAAAATGTCAGCCAAACACCGCGCTTAGTACTGCAGCGCAGTCATAGCCAAAAAACGCCATGCTCTACCGCAGCAGGCAAGCCTGCGAAACTGATCGCTAGGCAAGCGCAGCCCTGCGTAGCACCCAATACTGGGGCTGGCAGGACTGCGCCGAATTATCTGGGGGCAGCGTCAGCCGCTTCTGCTTTTTCAACCCTTACAGCGCATGCCTTGTATTCGGCTGTCTTGGTAATCGGGTCCATCGCCGGGTTGGTAAGCCAGTTGGCGTTGCTTTCCCGAAAATGAAAGGCCATCCACACCATGCCCAGCGGCATGTCGTCCGTTACCTTGGCTCGAACCAGCACAGATCCCCGGCGGGAAGATACGCGAATGGTCTCGCCGTCAGCAATTTTAAGGCGGGCGGCATCGGCAGTGGAAATGTCTGCCGTGTCGTGCCCCATAAGCGTATTAAGACCTTTGCTGCGGCCCGTTTGCGTGCGCGTATGGTAGTGGTAGAGCCGTCTGCCGGAACTGAGCACAAAGGGGTACTCCTCGTCGGCCACTTCTGCAGCGGCAGTCCATTTTACCGACACAAAAAGCCCTTTGCCCCGCGTGAATGCGCCGTCCTTGTGCAGCACAGGGGTGCCGGGATGGTCTTCATGCGTGCAGGGCCACTGCAGGCCGTCGCCCTCGATACGGCGGTATTTGATACCCCGAAACAGCTCGGCCAGCACGGATATTTCATTGTCCCATAAATCCTGGGCCGAGTCGGACTGCCACTGGTGTCCAAAGCGGGCCGCCAGCTGTTTGAAGATCCACCAGTCCATCTTGGCTTGACCAGGGGCCGGGCTGACAGCGCGCACCCGGCTGATACGGC belongs to Desulfovibrio intestinalis and includes:
- a CDS encoding FAD-binding and (Fe-S)-binding domain-containing protein, whose translation is MLTSPYKEFYEAIAAFIPKNRIYTDPLRLLAYGTDASVYRLTPQLVVDALDEAEIVQLMGVADRLRVPVTFRAAGTSLSGQAVTDSVLVRIGQGWKNWRVGEQAEKITLQPGIIGSGANKILAEFGKKIGPDPASIDSCFIGGIFANNASGMCCGTSDNSYKTVLSTRMVLSDGTLVDTADAKSRAAFAKTHGHILEGLKNLRKKIMDDAALADRIRRKFKIKNTTGYSINALVDYEDPFEILQHLMVGSEGTLGFIAEVTYRTVEEAPFKASALMLLPTITAACDLASAVATLPVSSAELMDRASLRSVEGTPGLPEGLDTLDDAVCSLLVETRASTKEELDKNIATINDAFKDVQFVRPHAFTDKAEEYSKLWLIRKGILASVGGMRPVGTSIVIEDVAFPLERLGEAAADLQALFARHGYTVAPLFGHARDGNLHFVFWQDFGSPTEVARYAAFMDDFCKLITEKYDGSLKAEHGTGRNVAPFVEMEWGAAAYSIMKSIKELLDPKSILNPGVLMNSDPQGHIKNLKPLYPADELVDKCMECGFCESVCPSRDLTLTPRQRITAYREICRLRETAPDSKELKKLEKQYEYMAKATCAADSLCRPRCPAGVDTGVFIKSLRKKDAGNLSNKIAGSIADHFAGTCRAMSLALTGVDKLHRALGSTFMENGSRLLRCITFNKAPLWNKDMPTGGSKIRLPETHSANPKRVVYFPSCIARNMGPGEEHTDRRTEPEAVISVLLKGGYDVILPKNLDKLCCGMAFASKGLSDAAHKKEKELEAALKEASNNGQYPVLCETSPCLLHMKQTLDPSLILMEPIEFILEKMDGCLKFTKLPKTIALHATCSVRKMGLEGKLEKLAKMCAENVIVPDGINCCGWAGDRGFTHPELNESALKGLRMQVSTCEVGYSSSRTCQIGLSLHSGIPYYSIVFLVDEASV